aaaagataagattaaagattaaatgtaacataacTTTCTAGTAAATAGGTCCATAaggttcattttttaaaaaatcacacatggttgtgacttctgttttaatatataaaatttttttaacactAAAGAGCCCTTCGGCCAAGCAAAGATAGGCTGAACAACTCTTTATAGAAATCGTAATAATAtgttatgaaaattttataattacttgcgTGTGGTAATCACACAGTAAACGAATGTGAAAATTTTGATTGTACTACTACATAGTGTCTTTGACTTTGTTCCACTATTCTTTAAGTCGTATCAAAACTAGTCAgttaaaatagttaataatCTCTTTGGTCCCCTCATAATATAGTAGTAACAAAGTACAGTACTAACTTGGAACGTTTTGATTCGGCCTTAGCTTCTAACGCTTGTTACTTTACTATTTTCCGACAAAGGTCCCACTGCTCTTGTCTTCATTTGCTCATCCACTGTCTCTGATCtaatctcttttcttcttcttcaacttttTGTTCTCATCGTTATGTTTGGTGGGTTATCTTCACTTTCCGGTAAGCTTATAAGATCCTCTCTTTTTGGATTTGCAAATAATAATTACATATCTTCAATCATTAATGATGGGATTGTCTCTTTCTTTGCCTTTTCAATTACTCATGAGTTATTTCTAGTAGAATCCGAGTTTGCTCACCAAGAGGGCTTTGAGATTCGGTGATAAGAATTGTAAATAAGACTCTGATGCTTTTCCTCTTTCTCTCATTTGCTTTGTTACCACTCTTCATGTGAGTATATAAGAGTGTACAGTGAAACCTGAAACTGTTAAATGTTAAATCTCTGTTTAGAAGTACTTGTTGATACCAAATCCAAGTATTGAAGTAATGGAGTCTATTTGGTTTTGTGTGTGGATAAAGATTCTTTCTGGTGAGCATTAAATGGGGGATATGGAAGTTGCTATTGCCATTGGTGAAGATAAGGTAAATAACCCATGTGTCTTTACACCACTTGTCAATGTCCTATGATCTGTATGTTGATGGTTGTTGATTTGCCATGGTTACTTAGGTGTTTACAATAAAACTTGTTTTTGGATTGATAAAACAGATAATGAAAGCAAATAAAGAAACGCAAGTGTCTATATCTTTTGGCAAGTTTGAGAATGATTCACTTTCATGGGAGAAATTCTCTTCCTTCTCTCCAAACAAGTACTTGGAGGAAGTGGAGAAGTGTGCAACTCCAGGATCAGTAGCTCAGAAGAAGGCTTACTTCGAATCACATTACAAGAAGATCGCTGAGAGAAACGCTGAGATCATCTTGGAGCAGGAGAAGAAACAGTTGGAGAGGAATCAATCTTTCAGGCAAAGTCTTGAGAATAGTGGAAACAGAAACAGTGTTATGATCGAGTCTAGCGCTTGTTATGGATCCGATGGCGAATCTACTTCAGAAAAAGACAAGATTGTGAACAGCATTGCTACTGAAGTGAATGATACATGTAACCATGAGCCTCTTGAAGAAACTATGAAGGTTGAGGTTGTGGAGGATCTGAATACGCTGAAGATGGAGAAACTTGAAGAGATTGTGAGCGTTGAGGAAGAACCAGAACTGATTGTCCAACTGGAGGATAAAGAGGAACCAGAAGAGGTTGTTTGTATAGAGGAAGAAGTAAAAGAAGATATTTCTTCAAAGGATACACCATTGAAGGAGACAAAGAAAGTGAAAGAGCAGCATCTAATCAAGAAGACGGATAAACGTGTGCAAGCAATCTATACAAGAAGCTCTCCCAAGGTATCATTACCATAAGCTTCCTTATACTATGTGTTATGTCTCATTTTTGCTTCAAATGAACGTGTCCTGGTTTTACAGCCTAATCAGTTGACCAAGAAGCCAGTAGCTAGTAGGAAAACTCAACTAAGCAAGGAGAAAAGCATGAtcaaagcaacaacaacaacaaataaaGCAGCATCACCTTCACCTGTCTCAAAAGCCTCAAAGTTTTCAACTCCAAGAGTGTCCAAACCATCTTCATCAACCAGTTCAGTGTCTACTTCTCGCTCTTCAGTAAAGAAGGAGAGTGTCTCCACTTTACCGAGGAAGAAACAAACCGCTCCAAAGACGTTACACACTTCTCTCAACCTGAACCAACCGAGTTCCGACCCTACTGCTCTTGCTACCACCAGAAAGTCCTTGATCATGGAGAGAATGGGAGATAAAGAAATCGTTAGACGTGCTTTTAAGACTTTCCAGAAGAATTTTGACCAAGTGAAACCATCTCAAGATACAGCTCCAAAGCAGGTATAGTCTTGCTATTTCATCAAGTGTTAGAGATTCTGCTGGTTATTAACTAAAAATTCAATGTATGCGGTCAATGTTTTACACCAGGTTCCTGCAAAGGCAACTAGTGTTTCCAAGTTAGCTACTACCGGTCTGAAAGATAATGGCAGGTATAACTTGACTTTATGCTTACTGAATCCGCTTTTTCTcaagcatcatcatcatctaagtGTGTGCTAAAATCACATCACCTTGTATTCTTGTCCTGAAACAGGCTTGCTAAATCAGATGGCACGGAGAAAAAATGCTCTAACTCTCACCGCTCTTCATCTTTTGTACCGAAAAGCAGCAGGACGGCAGAGAAACAGGAGGTAACATATGTCTGATGAGCAAATCAAACTGTATCATTCTTTTTCCCTTTACCACTGTGCggttttactaatatttattctCCAAATTCAGCTATCCAGGCCTGGAGCAAGAGCTGTAGAGAAGACACGCTTACCAGCTAAACCAAAGGTATTATTAGAAGAGCTTCTTCATGTTTTAAGCCTTTCACAAGAGAACCTTCTGCACTGATTTTCATCACTGCTGATATACTATCTTCATGATCACTGACATTTTCTGTCTAACCAGGCAGAAGTAACTAATGCCAAAACGCGGAGACAAAGTCTTGATCCAAAAGCAAAATCTATGCAAGGAGATCTCCCAAAAGGCTCTTCAGACAAACTTATTCTGTAACAGATGAGCACTGTTTTATTATGATTTCCTGGAGGGTTCCATGGACTAAATCTCAAGGTAAAGATTATTACCAGCACTTTTTTTCAGGAAACATGGATAGAAAATATCCTTTCTTTCAAGTAACACTCAAGAGGTAAAGATTCAATGATGTATGTTATATAGAGAAGTCACCAAGTTTCCATTAGTTATGTGAGGAAAGTATTACAAAAAGTCTTTTGTTTAATGTATGTGTATAGAGTCTATGGAATATAAACGTGAGAATGATGTTAGATGCTCAATAAAGGACAGCATAATTTAAAATCAATCTTATTACTTCCACCagaacttttttttcttgtttcccTTTTGCTTCTTGAACTCTTACAAGCATACTATAGCCAGCCAAGACTTTCATCTTCAGTAGAGATCTGTGTTTTCATCTTCTACCGTCCATGAGAGACAAAGGATTCAGTGAAGGTCAATGAAGCGAGGGAACTGGACTGAGGAGAATTACCTGCTTCACATGAGATTTGAGCACCTCTATTGATTTCTTGAGCTGACATAATGTCAAGCAAGTTATGAGGAAGTTGAGCTACACTGTCCAGGAACTGAATGATGCTGGACATGTTTGGTCTGATGGCTGCTACTGGATGCGAACAGAGCAAGCCTAGTTTGAGAACAAGTTTTACTTGCTCCTCAATGTACTCCTGCCCAATCCTTTGATCAACAACCTGCAGTATATCTCCATTCTCCCAACACTCCAGCACCCAATCAGTCAGCACCATCTCGCTTTCCGATGCTCGTGGCAACACCGGTTTTCGTCCGCAGGCAATCTCTAGCATCACCACTCCAAATGCGAATACATC
This Brassica napus cultivar Da-Ae chromosome C6, Da-Ae, whole genome shotgun sequence DNA region includes the following protein-coding sequences:
- the LOC106347231 gene encoding protein WVD2-like 7, with the translated sequence MGDMEVAIAIGEDKIMKANKETQVSISFGKFENDSLSWEKFSSFSPNKYLEEVEKCATPGSVAQKKAYFESHYKKIAERNAEIILEQEKKQLERNQSFRQSLENSGNRNSVMIESSACYGSDGESTSEKDKIVNSIATEVNDTCNHEPLEETMKVEVVEDLNTLKMEKLEEIVSVEEEPELIVQLEDKEEPEEVVCIEEEVKEDISSKDTPLKETKKVKEQHLIKKTDKRVQAIYTRSSPKPNQLTKKPVASRKTQLSKEKSMIKATTTTNKAASPSPVSKASKFSTPRVSKPSSSTSSVSTSRSSVKKESVSTLPRKKQTAPKTLHTSLNLNQPSSDPTALATTRKSLIMERMGDKEIVRRAFKTFQKNFDQVKPSQDTAPKQVPAKATSVSKLATTGLKDNGRLAKSDGTEKKCSNSHRSSSFVPKSSRTAEKQELSRPGARAVEKTRLPAKPKAEVTNAKTRRQSLDPKAKSMQGDLPKGSSDKLIL